Proteins encoded in a region of the Streptomyces sp. NBC_00258 genome:
- a CDS encoding DUF5819 family protein — MDAYDKGSNARPVPGEPAAAVPDSLPPEGHETTSSSEAPARIPRQSGEQQYDDQQYGHEYGEQYGDTVLAGPPLPPPTGIAALSLPYQIAAALALAVVAVAACVHVGMVFLHVAPSNTVTKQHGQAIDEWIYPEFEQNWKLFAPNPLQQNIAVQVRADVRAADGDIKTTRWYDLSALDGAAIDGNLLPSHTQQNELRRAWDFFVATHDNANRPNGLRGALSEKYLRRIVVLRLDREEAGGRGAVVQQVQVRSRTTNVPPPKWSQEQVSDKPIVRVLPWWPVSEADRAAGTRPAESTGTEASAR; from the coding sequence GCCCGCGGCCGCCGTCCCCGACAGCCTTCCACCGGAGGGTCACGAGACCACGTCCTCCAGCGAGGCTCCCGCCCGGATCCCCCGGCAGAGCGGCGAGCAGCAGTACGACGACCAGCAATACGGCCACGAGTACGGCGAGCAGTACGGCGACACGGTCCTCGCCGGTCCCCCGCTCCCCCCTCCCACCGGCATCGCCGCTCTCTCCCTCCCGTACCAGATCGCCGCGGCGCTCGCGCTCGCCGTCGTCGCGGTCGCCGCCTGTGTGCACGTCGGCATGGTCTTCCTGCATGTCGCGCCGTCGAACACGGTCACCAAGCAGCACGGGCAGGCGATCGACGAGTGGATCTACCCCGAGTTCGAGCAGAACTGGAAGCTCTTCGCGCCGAACCCGCTGCAGCAGAACATCGCGGTCCAGGTCCGTGCCGACGTGCGGGCCGCGGACGGTGACATCAAGACGACCCGCTGGTACGACCTCTCCGCGCTGGACGGTGCCGCCATCGACGGCAATCTGCTGCCCAGCCACACCCAGCAGAACGAGCTGCGCCGGGCCTGGGACTTCTTCGTGGCCACGCACGACAACGCGAACCGTCCGAACGGCCTGCGCGGCGCCCTCTCCGAGAAGTATCTGCGCCGCATCGTGGTCCTGCGCCTCGACCGCGAGGAGGCCGGTGGCCGGGGCGCGGTCGTGCAACAGGTCCAGGTCCGCTCCCGTACGACCAATGTGCCGCCGCCGAAGTGGAGCCAGGAGCAGGTGTCCGACAAGCCCATCGTCCGCGTGCTGCCCTGGTGGCCGGTCTCGGAGGCCGACCGGGCGGCCGGGACGCGGCCCGCTGAGTCCACGGGGACGGAGGCGAGCGCCCGATGA